The genomic stretch CACTGCTCGAGGTGCGAATCTCCTGCGCGCTGTGCGGATCGGAAAAGAACCCGACCGCGCGGCGCTGGTCGGATGCGCTCAGCGACATGTCGGCCACCGCCTGCACACAGCCACACCGCGCCCGGTCCGCCTGTTTGCGCCCCGACGCCTGACAGGCTTTGGCAATCGGTCCCGACGCAAACAGCTTGGGCGCCTGCTGGCCCAACGCCACCGGCGACAGTCGCACGTTCTGGGCATTGTAACTGGAATATCTGGTCCCGCCACCACAGGCGGCCACAAGGGCCAGACATGAAAATAGGGCCGTCAATCGGATCATGGTTTCGCCTCACACCATCGCGGCATTCTTTGGCCGCAGCTTACTGCTGGGTCGGATTATGCCGCAATTCGGGGCAGGGGGCAATTCACGAGTGTGCGTGGCGTTGTGGTTTGATGAAGGGCTGGCCATAGCAACCAAGCCCGGAATCAAGGTGCGCAGCACCGCCGGCCTCTCGGTGTTCGCAAAGCGAACACCTGCCTCTCACACATTGCCTTGCAATGTGTGAGAGGCAGCGCCCGACCGCCCGTCACGCCGGAGGCGTGCCATGAATAATCGGCACGCCTCTGGCGTGACGGGCGGGCGCTTCCTCACCGTCTTGCGGTTCTTCTGCCGCACGCCAAAGATCAGAAATAAAGTGGCGGCCACTGACGTTCCAACGCCCACCCGCGGTCGGGCGCTGCCCTTTGTGGGGGAGGGGCGGCTTCCGGATTTTCGCTGCGAGCCACATCAATGTCTGCTGTGCGCAGGGAGGGGGCTTTGCAAAGTTCCATGGGGGCTTAAGAGATGTAATTTGCACCCCATCCAAACGCTGCGGTTATGGGAAAGCTAGCTGTAGCCTAGGCAGGTAAAAAACCGCATCCATCGAGCCTATGCCACGTTGCCAAGACGGCTCCTGATCGGATGTGCCTTCTGTAGTGTGGCGGCATCATATCCGCGCGGGGGTGGTTGACGGGAAGGCTTTAAGAAAAGCTTCTATGTGGCGTTACTTCTCTAGTTGCAACGGTCTCGATAGCATAGCCGGTACTGCTACGAGGAGTATTTCGCGGGCTGAAACATAATTATCGATAGGCCCTAGTTGCCAAACATAGAAATTTCCCTGAAGACTTGACCTGTGCGTTAAGTTGACGTACATAAAGATTCAAGATTCAAGATTCAAGATTCAAGATTCAATGCGTCACAGGAGGCGATTATGTTGACATTTGTTGATCGTACGCTGGAAGCAGAAGGCCGTGCAGATGCACGGATGAACTTCCGCACCAAGGCTCGCATCAAAGCGACAATCCAGAAGGCAGCCGCGCTTTCCGGAGTGGATGATTCTACGTTCACAATGTCTGCTGCATATGACCGTGCGCTTAAAGTAATCAATACCCATGAGAACACCTTCCTGAAGGATGTCGACCATGAAATGTTTTTTGCCGCACTGGACAACCCGCCAGAACCGACCGATGCTCTGAAAGCAGCGTTTGCGCAGCACACAGATGAGCTAAAACGGTAGGCACTTAATGAATGAAAGCGCGACGACAACGCAGTTCGTCACAGAGCCGTTCGATCCCCACAAGCATGATCGAGCGGCTTTTTCTTGTGGTGTTGAGCAGGTCGACAATTATTTCAAAAAAACAGCCAACAAACTGTCCAAAGCCGACAATGTCCGCACATATGTAAAGGTATCTGCTGACGACAAGACGAAGGTCGAAGGCTTTTACGCCACCAATGCGCATTCCGTATATTACGAAGATCTACCAAAAAAATATATGCGCGGTGCCCCTGCTCACGGATCCATCCCAGCAGTCTACATCTCAATGATGGGGCGTGATATCACCTGCAAAGGGAAGGGAATGGGCGCTGTCCTTCTGGCAGATGCGCTCAAACGCATTGCGCTGGGTGCAGAGCGGTTCGGCGTTGCTGTAGTATTGCTGGATGTCCTGGATTGTGGCGATCCAAAAGCCGTTGAACAGCGTAAGCAGACATATGAGAAATATGGTTTCCAGCCCCTCCCTTCCGAAGACCTCAGAATGTTCCTGCCACTTGCCACCGTTCGACAATTGCTCGGTGTCTAACTCTTGGCGCTAAGCTGAAACTGCTTCCTAGCTAGCATTTCTTTGGCGGCGTTCTTCGCTCGTCAGATCTTGGTAAAGTCAAGCGAACCTGAAGCTTCAAAGCACAATTTCAGATGCCCCCTCCGGGCTGGGATCTGTCGTGAGAGATCAAAGCCACTAGGGTCGGCTCCGGCCCAACCACCACCCCCAAACCACCCCATCCCCCGTGTCCCCCCAAACCCACCGCACACAACAATCCACCGCCCCCTCCATGCTCACTTGACCAAGCCCCAAATCCCCTACATATCCAGCCCATGACACCGCTTTCACATATCCGCAATTTTTCCATCGTCGCGCACATCGACCACGGGAAATCCACGCTCGCAGACCGTCTGATCCAGTCGACCAATACGGTTGCCGACCGGGACATGAAGGCGCAGATGCTTGACGCCATGGACATCGAACGCGAACGCGGCATCACCATCAAGGCCAACACCGTGCGCATCGACTATGTCGCCGACAACGGCGAGGCCTATGTGCTGAACCTGATCGACACCCCCGGCCACGTCGATTTCGCCTACGAGGTCTCCCGCTCCATGCGCGCGGTCGAAGGCTCGCTTCTGGTCGTCGACTCCACCCAGGGCGTCGAGGCCCAGACCCTCGCCAACGTCTATCAGGCCATCGACGCCGACCACGACATCGTGCCGATCCTGAACAAGATCGACCTGCCCGCCGCCGACTGCGACCGCGTGGCCGAACAGATCGAGGACGTGATCGGCATCGACGCCTCCGGCGCCATCCGCGTGTCGGCCAAGACCGGCATCGGTATCCACGAAACCCTCGAGGCGATCGTGCACCACCTGCCCGCGCCCAAGGGTGAGGAAAACGCCGACCTCAAGGCGATGCTGGTCGACAGCTGGTACGACAGCTACCTCGGCGTCATCGTCCTCGTGCGCATCATCGACGGCCGCCTGAAAAAGGGCGACCGTATCAAATTCGTCTCCAACGGCACCGTGCACCACGTCGACCGCATCGGCGTGTTCCGCCCGCAGATGCAGGTCATCGACAGCCTCGGCCCCGGCGAGATCGGCTTTCTGACCGCCTCCATCAAACAGGTCCGCGACACCCGCGTCGGGGACACCGTGACCCACGACAAGAAAACCGTGACCCCGCTGCCCGGCTTCAAACCCGCACAGCCGGTGGTCTTCTGTGGCCTCTTCCCCGTCGACTCCTCGGAATTCGAGGACCTGCGCGACGCCATCGACAAACTGGCCCTGAATGACGCCTCGTTCAGCTTCGAGATGGAAACCTCCGCAGCCCTCGGCTTTGGCTTCCGCTGCGGTTTCCTTGGCCTGCTGCACCTCGAGGTCATCCGCGACCGGATCGAGCGCGAATATGACATCGAGCTGATCACCACGGCCCCCTCGGTCGTCTACCACGTCTATATGCGCGACGGGTCCATGCAGGAACTGCACAACCCCGCCGACATGCCCGACCTCAGCGTGGTCGACCACCTGGAAGAGCCGCGGATCAAGGCGACCATCCTTGTCCCCGACGACTACCTCGGGGACGTGCTGAAACTCTGCCAGGACCGTCGTGGCGTGCAACAGGACCTGACCTATGCGGGCAGCCGCGCCATGGTCGTCTATGACCTGCCGCTGAACGAGGTTGTCTTCGACTTCTACGACCGCCTGAAATCGGTGACCAAGGGCTATGCCTCCTTTGACTACCAGCTGACGGGTTACCAAACCGATAACCTGGTGAAAATGTCGGTGCTGGTGAACGACGAACCCGTCGACGCCCTGTCGATGATGGTCCACCGCGACCGCGCCGAAATGCGGGGCCGCGCCATGGTCGAAAAGCTCAAGGACCTGATCCCGCGCCACATGTTCAAGATCCCGATCCAGGCGGCCATCGGCGGCAAGGTCATCGCCCGCGAGACCCTGTCGGCCATGCGCAAGGACGTGACGGCCAAATGCTACGGCGGCGACGCCACGCGCAAACGCAAGCTGCTGGACAAGCAGAAGGCGGGGAAAAAGAAGATGCGCCAGTTTGGTAAGGTGGATATTCCGCAAGAAGCTTTCATTAGCGCACTGAAAATGGATTCTTAATCCATTTTCGGCGCTGAAAAAGGCCGGTGGGGTGAGAGTCCCGCGCAGCGGGGCGCGGCCCCACACGGTTGTGTGGTGGTAAGTTTCTTCTTTTAGGAAATCAATTGTCGAGGTGAGTATTTAAAGCTACTAAATTACTTTCTGAATTCGCCATTGTTTGCTGCGCTAATAAGCTGTTTCAATCGTAGCACCACATCAATCGGCTTTACACTTTTTTTCTCCAATATATTTATTAGAGTGCTCTCAGCTACTTTTATGCTAGAAGAGGCGCGCCACTTCAAAAATTCTTTCGATCTTCGGTAGTGTTTATCTACGTCTTCTAAACCTGTTGGAATTTCAAATTCTACACCCATCAACCTAATTTCATCAAGAAAAGAGGCGGTTGCTAGAACCTCAAGACTCGGATCTCTCACTGTCCAGCTATGAACGGAATTTCCACGGTCTTGTATTTCTTTGCTAAATTTACGTTCAATAATCCTCAACTCGTCTTTAATCCAATTCGGTTGCTCCAACTTCAGCGACGCGCAAGCTAATTTTTGAGAATTAAAGCACAGCTTCACCTTCTCTTTAAATTTATAGCACAAATTTTGAAACAAAAACCAAGTTAGCTCAAGATGCTCAATTTTTGATATTCTGGTTCCGTGCCACGGATATCTTGAAAGCATTTGATAGGACACATTGAGTTCATTATAAACGGTCCCAAGCTGAATTATTGCCGAAAGTGACAGTCCTGCCTTAAGGGCCATAGCTTCAACGGCGAATTTTACTTCGGCGTCAGTATTTTTATGTATTAGCGAATCGTAGCCTAGATTGAGAAGCTCTTGATAAGCTAGCATAAGGTCATTGTATGACTGGATGTCAGATGCTTTGCGGTGCATATATCTTTGGCCTTCCGATGCCGCGTTACGCATCTTAACTGGTTATGTCCTTGTAAGTTAGAGTATTAGCTAGATATTCCGAACGTGGAATTGCTATCCCCCAAATGCCAAACCCCCAAGGGGTTTGGCAGCGCCCGAACCGCCCCCACGGGGCGGGCGCTTCGCACCAGCCCCTCGGTCCGGGCGCGACGATCCTGATAGGAGACGGACCTCACCCCTCCTTCGGCCACTTCTCGTCAAACCGGTTCTCCCGCCCGTAAGCCTTTTCCATGATCGGCAAGCTCCACTCCTCGGGACGCAGCTCCATCCGGTCAAAGGCCTTGTCCAGCCGTGCCGCCGCGACCTTGCGGTTGGCCTCGACCTGCAACTGGTGCAGGATCTGGTTCACGTCCCGCCCCTGCACCGATCCCAGCACATGGGCGTCGCGCATCGAGATCACCGCGCAGACCGGGCGGCGGTAGCGGGTCAGCCACAGGTTGCCGTTCTCGTGGGTCACGAACCGCAGCAGCGGGCCGGTGTTTGCGCGGAAATCTGAAAAAGAAACCTGGTGAATTGCCGGTAGCATAATGTCGCACCTCTCGGGCCTGTTGCGTTTGGTACGCATTTGCCCCGAATATGTACGACACCGCCAAAACGGGCCGGAACCGGCGGTCTGGCGGCGCGCTGTCCTGTACGCAAACGGGGCGAATATGTACGCAATCCAGCCTACAGCGCTGCGCCCAGCACGCGGTTAACCCACCGTGCGCCCCGTTAAATCAGTGTCCGAAGGCCGCGTTTTCCATCCATTCCATCTCGGTCTGGCCGGCCCGCATATGCAGGCACGCAGACCCGACGCGTTGAAAGTACAGCGCCTTGATTTCATACCATCCGGCCTGCGGGACATTCACCTCGACAGCCTCGGATTCCTCGCACGGGTGGCGCCCGTCAAAGAACACAACTTCCTGCCCGCCGATGCTGGCTTGCAGCCCGTCATTGCTAAGGAAATCAATGGTATAGCTTCCGGCTTCGTCAAAACGGACATAGCCGGAAATGCCCGCAACAACATGGTGCGCGCGGGTGGATGTCAGGGTCATGTCACCATCATCCGTGTCGCGGTAATCCAGCCCCTCCAGCGGAGCGCCGGGCTGTGCGTCGGCCAGGAATTTCTTGGCCTGCGCCAGCGTCTTGACGTCGGGCGGATAGGCATAACGCACCGCCAACCCCGCGCTCAACCCGCTGGGCTGCGGGTTTGCAGGCGTCAGTTCCAGCGGTGCGGCCCATGCGGGAAGTGACAGGCAAGCCATTGTTAATATTGATAAAATAAGTTTCATTTTGCGGTCCCTCGCGCGCGAATTCGGCTTTAGCTTAAGCACTTGCCGCAGGGGTGCAAATCAATTCTTCACCCTGGCATCCGGTAGAACATATACCTGTCGGGCGCGATGGTGTCGGGGCCTGCGATCTGGGTAAAGCCGACCAGCGGTTGCGACGACAGGATCACCCCGTCCGGCACCATGACGCTGGCAATGAAAGGTGACAGACGCGCGGCTTCGGATTTGTCTAACTCATTGTTACCAAATCCTAAATCGTAATGGGCCAATGCGATGCGCCCACCCCTGGCCGCGAGCTTGTCCAGCATGTCGTCGGC from Pseudosulfitobacter sp. DSM 107133 encodes the following:
- a CDS encoding GNAT family N-acetyltransferase → MNESATTTQFVTEPFDPHKHDRAAFSCGVEQVDNYFKKTANKLSKADNVRTYVKVSADDKTKVEGFYATNAHSVYYEDLPKKYMRGAPAHGSIPAVYISMMGRDITCKGKGMGAVLLADALKRIALGAERFGVAVVLLDVLDCGDPKAVEQRKQTYEKYGFQPLPSEDLRMFLPLATVRQLLGV
- a CDS encoding class I SAM-dependent methyltransferase, which encodes MSRLESFRRRLSAQIDGLNWAIEQACEIKGDFLDLGLGNGRSYDHLRCYSSRRIWVVDRMLQCHPDCVPPKQDFLQGEADDMLDKLAARGGRIALAHYDLGFGNNELDKSEAARLSPFIASVMVPDGVILSSQPLVGFTQIAGPDTIAPDRYMFYRMPG
- a CDS encoding PA14 domain-containing protein produces the protein MKLILSILTMACLSLPAWAAPLELTPANPQPSGLSAGLAVRYAYPPDVKTLAQAKKFLADAQPGAPLEGLDYRDTDDGDMTLTSTRAHHVVAGISGYVRFDEAGSYTIDFLSNDGLQASIGGQEVVFFDGRHPCEESEAVEVNVPQAGWYEIKALYFQRVGSACLHMRAGQTEMEWMENAAFGH
- a CDS encoding DUF1778 domain-containing protein → MLTFVDRTLEAEGRADARMNFRTKARIKATIQKAAALSGVDDSTFTMSAAYDRALKVINTHENTFLKDVDHEMFFAALDNPPEPTDALKAAFAQHTDELKR
- the lepA gene encoding translation elongation factor 4, whose amino-acid sequence is MTPLSHIRNFSIVAHIDHGKSTLADRLIQSTNTVADRDMKAQMLDAMDIERERGITIKANTVRIDYVADNGEAYVLNLIDTPGHVDFAYEVSRSMRAVEGSLLVVDSTQGVEAQTLANVYQAIDADHDIVPILNKIDLPAADCDRVAEQIEDVIGIDASGAIRVSAKTGIGIHETLEAIVHHLPAPKGEENADLKAMLVDSWYDSYLGVIVLVRIIDGRLKKGDRIKFVSNGTVHHVDRIGVFRPQMQVIDSLGPGEIGFLTASIKQVRDTRVGDTVTHDKKTVTPLPGFKPAQPVVFCGLFPVDSSEFEDLRDAIDKLALNDASFSFEMETSAALGFGFRCGFLGLLHLEVIRDRIEREYDIELITTAPSVVYHVYMRDGSMQELHNPADMPDLSVVDHLEEPRIKATILVPDDYLGDVLKLCQDRRGVQQDLTYAGSRAMVVYDLPLNEVVFDFYDRLKSVTKGYASFDYQLTGYQTDNLVKMSVLVNDEPVDALSMMVHRDRAEMRGRAMVEKLKDLIPRHMFKIPIQAAIGGKVIARETLSAMRKDVTAKCYGGDATRKRKLLDKQKAGKKKMRQFGKVDIPQEAFISALKMDS